From a region of the Salarias fasciatus chromosome 6, fSalaFa1.1, whole genome shotgun sequence genome:
- the LOC115389623 gene encoding nuclear distribution protein nudE homolog 1-B — protein MGEPVSHKFTSLEEELCFWKEQAHRHQQRADEAQEELQEFQQMSRDYEAELETELKQCEGRNKELLMNNNRLRIELENMKEKFEVQHSDALRHISTMEEELGETKAVRDHLQKYIRELEQSNDDLERTKRATIMSLEDFEQRMNQVIERNAFLESELDEKENLLESVQRLKDEARDLRQELAVRQKERRPSSSLGKDGDYTDLASSSAGNPVTPSKPLSSYITPPASSIRRGDGLTGTPLTTSARISALNIVGELLRKVGNLESKLASCRDFVYDTSVSRPALPPGSGSTVGLEGGADVLAASASPPPQYDSLVKRLEFGPAPPRGVSQGPQSPQGGVKILL, from the exons ATGGGAGAGCCGGTATCACACAAGTTTACTTCCCttgaggaggagctgtgcttcTGGAAGGAGCAGGCACACAGACACCAGCAAAG GGCTGATGAGgctcaggaggagctgcaggagttcCAGCAGATGAGTCGAGACTACGAAGCAGAGCTGGAAACGGAGCTGAAGCAGTGTGAGGGACGAAACAAGGAGCTGCTGATGAACAACAACCGGCTTCGCATTGAGCTGGAGAACATGAAG GAGAAGTTTGAGGTCCAGCATTCCGATGCTTTGAGACACATCTCAACGATggaggaagaactgggagaGACCAAAGCCGTCAGAGATCATCTCCAGAAGTACATCAGAGAGCTGGAGCAGTCCAACGATGACCTGGAGAGAACCAAGAG agCCACCATCATGTCTCTGGAGGATTTCGAGCAGCGCATGAACCAGGTCATCGAGAGGAACGCTTTTCTTGAGAGCGAGCTTGATGAGAAAGAGAACCTGCTGGAGTCTGTTCAGAGGCTGAAGGATGAAGCCAGag atCTTCGTCAGGAGCTGGCGGTGCGGCAGAAGGAGAGACGGCCGTCGAGCAGCCTGGGTAAAGACGGCGATTACACAGACCTGGCGAGCTCCTCGGCGGGGAACCCGGTCACCCCCTCCAAGCCTCTCAGCTCATACATCACTCCTCCAGCTTCCAGCATCCGCCGAG gcGATGGTCTAACAGGGACTCCTCTCACCACATCTGCAAGAATATCGGCACTTAATATCGTCGGCGAGCTGCTGAGAAAAGTCGGA AACCTGGAGTCGAAGTTGGCGTCCTGCCGAGACTTCGTGTACGACACGTCCGTCAGCAGACCGGCCCTCCCGCCTGGGTCTGGGAGCACTGTGGGTCTAGAAGGAGGAGCTGATGTCCTGGCCGCCAGCGCCAGCCCTCCTCCTCAGTACGACag CTTAGTGAAGCGGTTGGAGTTCGGACCCGCTCCTCCGAGAGGGGTTTCCCAGGGGCCCCAGTCTCCACAGGGAGGagtcaaaatcctcctctga
- the LOC115390338 gene encoding pannexin-1-like isoform X2, which produces MAIAHVATEYVFSDFLLKDPTETKYKGIRLELAVDKIVTFLAVGLPLFLISLAFAQEVSVGTQISCFAPTNFSWRQAAYVDSFCWAAVQQQANSSPLWLHKFFPYILLLLAILLYIPALFWRFTAAPHLSSDLSFIMEELDRFYNRAIKLAKNLAVLDSRDTPEDTQSALELTESCFKYPLVEQYLKTKRLSHRLVVKYLACRVLTLLILLLACIYLGYYIGLASLTDEFPCDLQTGVLRNDSAVPSAVQCKLVAVGVFRLLSFINLAVYVLLAPLVVYAALGPARQSSGFLRPYEMLPGFGALGVVTPFYNDLSIYLLFLHENLSQLKSYKCLQVLELLQEAGEEGFDTMCLQRTLGQVKLLQLWMD; this is translated from the exons ATGGCGATCGCGCACGTCGCCACCGAATACGTGTTTTCCGACTTTTTATTAAAAGATCCCACAGAGACGAAGTACAAAGGAATCCGTCTGGAGCTGGCCGTGGACAAAATAGTCACGTTTCTGGCCGTGGGGCTgcctttgtttctcatctcgcTGGCTTTCGCTCAGGAGGTGTCAGTAG GTACCCAGATCAGCTGTTTCGCTCCCACTAACTTCTCCTGGAGACAGGCTGCGTACGTCGACTCCTTCTGTTGggcagcagtgcagcaacaAGCCAACAGTTCTCCGCTGTGGCTGCACAAG TTCTTCCCGTacatcctgctgctcctggccATCCTCTTGTACATCCCTGCCTTGTTCTGGCGCTTCACGGCGGCGCCACACCTCTCCTCCGACCTCAGCTTCAtcatggaggagctggaccgcTTCTATAATCGAGCCATCAAACTGGCCAAAAACCTGGCAGTTTTAGACAGCAGGGACACACCGGAGGACACCCAGAG TGCTTTGGAGCTGACTGAGAGCTGCTTTAAATACCCTCTCGTTGAACAGTACCTGAAGACCAAGCGCTTGTCTCACAGACTTGTGGTTAAATACCTGGCGTGCCGGGTCCTCACCCTGCTGATCCTCCTGCTGGCGTGCATCTACCTGGGCTACTACATCGGACTGGCTTCCCTCACCGACGAGTTTCCCTGCGACCTGCAGACCGGCGTGCTGAGGAACGACAGCGCGGTGCCGTCCGCCGTCCAGTGTAAGCTGGTGGCAGTGGGCGTCTTCAGGCTGCTCAGCTTCATTAACCTGGCCGTGTACGTGCTCCTCGCTCCGCTGGTGGTGTATGCGGCTCTTGGCCCGGCACGGCAGAGCTCCGGCTTCCTCCGGCCTTACGAGATGCTCCCGGGATTTGGTGCTCTGGGTGTGGTCACGCCTTTCTACAACGACCTCAGTATCTACCTGCTGTTTCTGCACGAGAACCTGAGTCAACTCAAGTCCTATAAGTGCCTACAG GTGCTTGAGTTGTTGCAAGAGGCTGGTGAAGAAGGCTTTGACACCATGTGCCTCCAGCGAACTCTGGGACAG GTCAAGCTGCTTCAGTTGTGGATGGATTGA
- the LOC115390338 gene encoding pannexin-1-like isoform X1, protein MAIAHVATEYVFSDFLLKDPTETKYKGIRLELAVDKIVTFLAVGLPLFLISLAFAQEVSVGTQISCFAPTNFSWRQAAYVDSFCWAAVQQQANSSPLWLHKFFPYILLLLAILLYIPALFWRFTAAPHLSSDLSFIMEELDRFYNRAIKLAKNLAVLDSRDTPEDTQSALELTESCFKYPLVEQYLKTKRLSHRLVVKYLACRVLTLLILLLACIYLGYYIGLASLTDEFPCDLQTGVLRNDSAVPSAVQCKLVAVGVFRLLSFINLAVYVLLAPLVVYAALGPARQSSGFLRPYEMLPGFGALGVVTPFYNDLSIYLLFLHENLSQLKSYKCLQVLELLQEAGEEGFDTMCLQRTLGQVKTDVLDSKKTCANKTQKETCKCED, encoded by the exons ATGGCGATCGCGCACGTCGCCACCGAATACGTGTTTTCCGACTTTTTATTAAAAGATCCCACAGAGACGAAGTACAAAGGAATCCGTCTGGAGCTGGCCGTGGACAAAATAGTCACGTTTCTGGCCGTGGGGCTgcctttgtttctcatctcgcTGGCTTTCGCTCAGGAGGTGTCAGTAG GTACCCAGATCAGCTGTTTCGCTCCCACTAACTTCTCCTGGAGACAGGCTGCGTACGTCGACTCCTTCTGTTGggcagcagtgcagcaacaAGCCAACAGTTCTCCGCTGTGGCTGCACAAG TTCTTCCCGTacatcctgctgctcctggccATCCTCTTGTACATCCCTGCCTTGTTCTGGCGCTTCACGGCGGCGCCACACCTCTCCTCCGACCTCAGCTTCAtcatggaggagctggaccgcTTCTATAATCGAGCCATCAAACTGGCCAAAAACCTGGCAGTTTTAGACAGCAGGGACACACCGGAGGACACCCAGAG TGCTTTGGAGCTGACTGAGAGCTGCTTTAAATACCCTCTCGTTGAACAGTACCTGAAGACCAAGCGCTTGTCTCACAGACTTGTGGTTAAATACCTGGCGTGCCGGGTCCTCACCCTGCTGATCCTCCTGCTGGCGTGCATCTACCTGGGCTACTACATCGGACTGGCTTCCCTCACCGACGAGTTTCCCTGCGACCTGCAGACCGGCGTGCTGAGGAACGACAGCGCGGTGCCGTCCGCCGTCCAGTGTAAGCTGGTGGCAGTGGGCGTCTTCAGGCTGCTCAGCTTCATTAACCTGGCCGTGTACGTGCTCCTCGCTCCGCTGGTGGTGTATGCGGCTCTTGGCCCGGCACGGCAGAGCTCCGGCTTCCTCCGGCCTTACGAGATGCTCCCGGGATTTGGTGCTCTGGGTGTGGTCACGCCTTTCTACAACGACCTCAGTATCTACCTGCTGTTTCTGCACGAGAACCTGAGTCAACTCAAGTCCTATAAGTGCCTACAG GTGCTTGAGTTGTTGCAAGAGGCTGGTGAAGAAGGCTTTGACACCATGTGCCTCCAGCGAACTCTGGGACAGGTAAAAACCGATGTTTTAGACAGTAAGAAGACATGCGCAAACAAAACCCAGAAAGAAACATGCAAATGTGAAGATTAA
- the LOC115390338 gene encoding pannexin-1-like isoform X3 — protein MAIAHVATEYVFSDFLLKDPTETKYKGIRLELAVDKIVTFLAVGLPLFLISLAFAQEVSVGTQISCFAPTNFSWRQAAYVDSFCWAAVQQQANSSPLWLHKFFPYILLLLAILLYIPALFWRFTAAPHLSSDLSFIMEELDRFYNRAIKLAKNLAVLDSRDTPEDTQRLVVKYLACRVLTLLILLLACIYLGYYIGLASLTDEFPCDLQTGVLRNDSAVPSAVQCKLVAVGVFRLLSFINLAVYVLLAPLVVYAALGPARQSSGFLRPYEMLPGFGALGVVTPFYNDLSIYLLFLHENLSQLKSYKCLQVLELLQEAGEEGFDTMCLQRTLGQVKTDVLDSKKTCANKTQKETCKCED, from the exons ATGGCGATCGCGCACGTCGCCACCGAATACGTGTTTTCCGACTTTTTATTAAAAGATCCCACAGAGACGAAGTACAAAGGAATCCGTCTGGAGCTGGCCGTGGACAAAATAGTCACGTTTCTGGCCGTGGGGCTgcctttgtttctcatctcgcTGGCTTTCGCTCAGGAGGTGTCAGTAG GTACCCAGATCAGCTGTTTCGCTCCCACTAACTTCTCCTGGAGACAGGCTGCGTACGTCGACTCCTTCTGTTGggcagcagtgcagcaacaAGCCAACAGTTCTCCGCTGTGGCTGCACAAG TTCTTCCCGTacatcctgctgctcctggccATCCTCTTGTACATCCCTGCCTTGTTCTGGCGCTTCACGGCGGCGCCACACCTCTCCTCCGACCTCAGCTTCAtcatggaggagctggaccgcTTCTATAATCGAGCCATCAAACTGGCCAAAAACCTGGCAGTTTTAGACAGCAGGGACACACCGGAGGACACCCAGAG ACTTGTGGTTAAATACCTGGCGTGCCGGGTCCTCACCCTGCTGATCCTCCTGCTGGCGTGCATCTACCTGGGCTACTACATCGGACTGGCTTCCCTCACCGACGAGTTTCCCTGCGACCTGCAGACCGGCGTGCTGAGGAACGACAGCGCGGTGCCGTCCGCCGTCCAGTGTAAGCTGGTGGCAGTGGGCGTCTTCAGGCTGCTCAGCTTCATTAACCTGGCCGTGTACGTGCTCCTCGCTCCGCTGGTGGTGTATGCGGCTCTTGGCCCGGCACGGCAGAGCTCCGGCTTCCTCCGGCCTTACGAGATGCTCCCGGGATTTGGTGCTCTGGGTGTGGTCACGCCTTTCTACAACGACCTCAGTATCTACCTGCTGTTTCTGCACGAGAACCTGAGTCAACTCAAGTCCTATAAGTGCCTACAG GTGCTTGAGTTGTTGCAAGAGGCTGGTGAAGAAGGCTTTGACACCATGTGCCTCCAGCGAACTCTGGGACAGGTAAAAACCGATGTTTTAGACAGTAAGAAGACATGCGCAAACAAAACCCAGAAAGAAACATGCAAATGTGAAGATTAA